One region of Candidatus Methylomirabilota bacterium genomic DNA includes:
- a CDS encoding FecR domain-containing protein produces MPTTCYVTLLMVALVLLPAPVLAQATRAGIVTALQGHATVAHLASKQPAPLKFRDDVFLNDRITTGDRSLARVLLGGRATVTVRERSILAITAAPGTATLDLPHGKLALAVARDAMKPGESIEIRTPNIVVAIRGTVVVAEVSPGRATDGTLDVTVFTVLRGTVEVLQLDAVSRRPLGPPLTLGALQSITVTGSAPPQLRTITPEAAQKIANDYRTPPAPVATAAVAESEAQKAASRVDALVRGLAPDLSGTTTPVTSTSGALSTSTSGLTSTTSGTLSTTSGTLSSTTSSVFSKTSGVLNTTTSGLGTPTLPLR; encoded by the coding sequence ATGCCAACGACTTGCTACGTCACCCTTCTGATGGTCGCGCTCGTGCTTCTGCCGGCGCCGGTCCTTGCTCAGGCCACGCGAGCCGGCATCGTCACGGCTCTGCAGGGCCATGCGACAGTCGCCCATCTCGCGTCCAAGCAGCCCGCGCCGCTCAAGTTCAGGGACGACGTGTTCCTCAATGACCGCATCACTACTGGCGACAGGTCGCTCGCGCGCGTCCTCCTAGGTGGGCGGGCCACGGTCACCGTCCGCGAACGCTCCATTCTCGCCATCACCGCGGCACCGGGAACGGCCACACTGGACCTGCCCCACGGCAAGCTCGCTCTGGCGGTCGCCAGGGACGCGATGAAGCCCGGCGAGTCCATCGAGATCAGAACGCCGAACATCGTGGTCGCCATCCGCGGCACGGTCGTCGTGGCCGAGGTCTCACCCGGTCGCGCCACGGACGGTACGCTGGATGTCACGGTCTTCACGGTCCTGCGCGGGACCGTCGAAGTTCTTCAGCTCGACGCCGTTTCTCGCCGTCCGCTGGGTCCTCCGCTGACCCTCGGAGCCCTGCAGAGCATCACCGTGACCGGCTCGGCGCCGCCGCAGCTCCGGACCATCACGCCCGAGGCGGCCCAGAAGATCGCCAATGACTACAGGACCCCGCCGGCCCCCGTGGCGACCGCTGCCGTCGCCGAGAGCGAGGCCCAGAAGGCGGCCAGCCGCGTCGACGCACTGGTGCGGGGCCTGGCGCCGGACCTGTCGGGCACGACTACCCCCGTCACCTCGACGTCGGGCGCGCTCTCGACGTCCACCTCGGGCCTGACGTCGACGACCTCGGGCACGCTCTCTACGACCTCGGGCACGCTCTCCTCCACGACGTCGAGCGTGTTCTCGAAGACGTCGGGGGTTCTCAACACGACGACCTCGGGCCTGGGCACGCCAACGCTGCCGCTCAGGTAG
- a CDS encoding TIGR03960 family B12-binding radical SAM protein, with product MSWSLKKKTQGRLAQEQGTIRKDWGGKVPVALVYPNTYAVGMSNLGFQTIYWYLNQLPDVVCERVFLPDPEDADELRRTSTPPFSLESLRPLSDFHMIGFSITYEGDYINALRLLALAGIPLRAADRGSHDPLVLMGGVCAFSNPEPMAPFMDFIAVGEGEELVGELIQAYREGYRERQSFLDRLVTIPGIYVPDRYTMSYQPDGTVAAVLPGEGAPGIVTKRRLSDVNRFETISLVKTPHAEYGHMALLEVGKGCGRGCRFCLEGQVYRPVRHRSVASLTETIAKIAKDADGRRIGLVGACVSDYPWIGDLLKVVEDQGLELSISSLRADSLTPDLVASLARGGHRTLTVAPEAGTERLRRAIRKMITDEQLYAACALIRGHGIPNLKCYFMIGQPTETLEDVEAIPDLAQRMLERLRVLDPHGKPFGRLTLSISSFVPKPWTPFQWAPFDTVESLQNKLEIIKRAARRFPNVRVLHENPREAALQALLARGDRRVGDFLELATRLEGDWRRALREWDADAAFYTTRERPVDERLPWDHFDVGVKKAGLIREWERARAEAAPHPVG from the coding sequence ATGTCCTGGTCATTAAAGAAAAAAACTCAGGGGCGGCTGGCGCAGGAGCAGGGCACCATCCGCAAGGACTGGGGCGGCAAGGTCCCCGTCGCCCTCGTCTACCCCAACACCTACGCCGTCGGAATGTCCAACCTGGGCTTCCAGACGATCTACTGGTATCTCAACCAGCTGCCCGACGTCGTCTGCGAGCGGGTGTTCCTGCCCGACCCCGAGGATGCCGACGAGCTCAGGCGGACGAGCACCCCGCCCTTCTCGCTGGAGTCACTGCGACCCCTGTCGGACTTCCACATGATCGGCTTTTCGATCACCTACGAGGGCGACTACATCAACGCGCTCAGGCTTCTCGCCCTCGCGGGGATCCCGCTGCGCGCCGCCGACCGCGGCTCGCACGACCCGCTCGTGCTCATGGGGGGCGTGTGCGCGTTTTCCAACCCCGAGCCCATGGCGCCCTTCATGGACTTCATCGCCGTCGGCGAGGGCGAGGAGCTCGTCGGCGAGCTGATCCAGGCCTATCGCGAGGGCTACCGCGAGCGTCAGAGCTTCCTCGACCGGCTCGTGACGATTCCCGGCATCTACGTGCCCGACCGGTACACGATGTCCTACCAGCCCGACGGCACGGTGGCCGCGGTGCTGCCGGGCGAGGGGGCGCCCGGGATCGTCACCAAGCGCCGGCTCAGCGACGTCAACCGCTTCGAGACGATCTCGCTGGTGAAGACACCCCACGCGGAATACGGGCACATGGCGCTGCTCGAGGTCGGCAAGGGGTGCGGCCGCGGCTGCCGCTTCTGCCTCGAGGGCCAGGTGTACCGGCCGGTCCGGCACCGCTCGGTGGCCTCCCTCACGGAGACGATCGCGAAGATCGCGAAGGATGCCGACGGCAGGCGGATCGGGCTGGTGGGCGCCTGTGTCTCCGACTACCCGTGGATCGGCGACCTGCTCAAGGTGGTGGAAGATCAGGGGCTCGAGCTGTCCATCTCCTCGCTTCGCGCCGACAGCCTCACCCCCGACCTGGTGGCGTCGCTGGCGCGCGGTGGCCACCGGACGCTGACGGTCGCGCCGGAGGCCGGGACGGAGCGCCTGCGGCGGGCGATCCGCAAGATGATCACCGACGAGCAGCTCTACGCCGCCTGCGCGCTGATCCGGGGCCACGGGATCCCCAACCTCAAGTGTTACTTCATGATCGGCCAGCCCACCGAGACGCTGGAGGACGTCGAGGCGATCCCCGACCTGGCGCAACGGATGCTCGAGCGGCTGCGGGTCCTCGACCCCCACGGCAAACCCTTCGGCCGGTTGACGCTGTCGATCTCGTCCTTCGTCCCCAAGCCCTGGACGCCGTTTCAGTGGGCGCCGTTCGACACGGTGGAGTCCCTGCAGAACAAGCTGGAGATCATCAAGCGCGCGGCGCGGCGCTTCCCCAACGTGCGCGTCCTGCACGAGAACCCCCGCGAGGCCGCGCTCCAGGCGCTGCTGGCGCGGGGCGACCGACGCGTCGGAGACTTCCTGGAGCTGGCCACCCGCCTGGAGGGCGACTGGCGGCGGGCCCTCCGGGAGTGGGACGCCGACGCCGCCTTCTACACGACGCGGGAGCGCCCGGTCGACGAGCGGCTGCCGTGGGATCATTTCGACGTGGGCGTGAAGAAGGCCGGACTGATCCGGGAGTGGGAACGAGCCCGGGCCGAGGCCGCCCCGCACCCGGTGGGCTAG
- a CDS encoding alpha/beta fold hydrolase, whose product MLAVSAALPDEASDRPAIVLIHGAANSARVWTFWQQELARRGWPAYALDLRGHGASTPLDLSRTTMTDYADDVSALVGQLAANPVVMGWSMGGLAALIAAARGGALAYVGLAPSPPARARHTSPTLRSGVFGAEEYGIVSGDPGDQPAMPDLDLEERAIALASLGPESRHARDDRRAGIVIADLPCRRSSLPARPIRRSLAAPTTTSRWPRSSSRPRAPHTGGWSSTAGSSRR is encoded by the coding sequence GTGCTCGCCGTCAGCGCGGCCCTTCCCGACGAGGCCAGCGACCGCCCCGCCATCGTCCTCATCCATGGCGCCGCCAACTCGGCGCGCGTGTGGACCTTCTGGCAGCAGGAACTGGCCCGGCGCGGTTGGCCCGCCTACGCGCTCGATCTCCGGGGCCACGGCGCGAGCACTCCCCTCGACCTCTCGCGCACGACTATGACCGACTACGCGGACGACGTGTCGGCGCTGGTGGGCCAGCTCGCGGCCAACCCCGTGGTGATGGGCTGGAGCATGGGCGGGCTCGCGGCCCTGATCGCCGCGGCCCGCGGCGGCGCCCTGGCGTACGTCGGCCTGGCGCCGAGTCCGCCGGCCCGGGCGCGCCACACCTCGCCGACGCTCCGCTCGGGGGTCTTCGGCGCCGAGGAGTACGGGATCGTGAGCGGCGATCCGGGCGATCAGCCAGCGATGCCCGACCTCGATCTCGAGGAGCGCGCGATCGCGCTCGCCTCGCTGGGGCCGGAGTCGCGCCATGCTCGGGATGACCGCCGGGCGGGCATCGTGATCGCTGACCTTCCCTGCCGGCGTTCATCGTTACCGGCTCGGCCGATCCGACGTTCCCTCGCCGCACCTACGACGACCTCCCGTTGGCCGCGGAGTTCCTCGAGGCCGAGGGCGCCTCACACTGGGGGCTGGTCCTCAACCGCCGGATCCTCGCGTCGCTGA
- a CDS encoding chlorite dismutase family protein: MEQTPPGYCMLYTFFKARPSWFTLAKADKSRAIAEYLAKIDDFKNRLTIRAYSTIGLRRDTDFLLWLSSRELPPIQALTEGLRTTAMAPHLDNTYTYLAVTRESQYVKAHPDEEAVVTMQPGQSKYLFVYPFVKTREWYLLPMEERRRMMAEHIRTGHRFPAIRINTAYSFGMDDQDFVVAFEGDDPKEFVTLLMQLRETEASRYTVRDTPQHTCARHPLEEILQALG, encoded by the coding sequence GTGGAACAGACACCGCCCGGCTACTGTATGCTCTACACCTTCTTCAAGGCGCGGCCGTCCTGGTTCACGCTCGCCAAGGCCGACAAGAGCCGCGCAATCGCCGAGTATCTGGCCAAGATCGACGACTTCAAGAACCGCCTGACCATTCGCGCCTACTCGACGATCGGCCTGCGGAGGGACACCGACTTCCTGCTGTGGCTGAGCTCGCGCGAGCTGCCGCCCATCCAGGCGCTGACCGAGGGGTTGCGCACGACGGCGATGGCGCCCCATCTCGACAACACCTACACCTACCTGGCCGTCACGCGGGAGTCACAGTACGTGAAGGCCCATCCCGACGAAGAGGCGGTGGTCACGATGCAGCCGGGCCAGTCGAAGTACCTCTTCGTCTACCCGTTCGTGAAGACGCGCGAGTGGTACCTGCTGCCGATGGAGGAACGACGCCGGATGATGGCCGAGCACATCCGCACCGGTCACCGGTTCCCGGCCATCCGGATCAACACGGCCTACTCCTTCGGAATGGACGACCAGGACTTCGTGGTCGCCTTCGAGGGCGACGATCCCAAAGAGTTCGTGACCCTGCTCATGCAGCTCCGGGAGACCGAGGCCAGCCGCTACACGGTACGCGACACGCCTCAGCACACGTGCGCGCGGCACCCGCTCGAGGAAATTCTCCAGGCGCTGGGGTAG
- a CDS encoding DinB family protein — MALNHTDREVLIERYAEGPGRLKAALATVPDGAAKWRPAPGEWSAHEVICHCADSETNAAARIRYLLAEKDPLILGYDQAAWAVRLDYHSHPLGPALATVEAVRANTAVVIRSLREDAWRREGRHTESGRYTAEDWLRIYAEHLDIHARQIENTVAAYRARR, encoded by the coding sequence ATGGCGCTCAATCACACTGATCGTGAGGTGCTCATCGAGCGGTATGCGGAGGGTCCAGGGCGGCTGAAGGCGGCGCTGGCCACCGTCCCCGACGGAGCCGCGAAGTGGCGGCCGGCGCCGGGCGAATGGTCGGCCCACGAGGTGATCTGCCACTGCGCCGATTCCGAGACCAACGCTGCCGCTCGAATTCGCTATCTCCTCGCCGAGAAAGACCCCCTCATCCTCGGCTATGACCAGGCAGCGTGGGCGGTGCGACTCGATTACCACAGCCACCCGCTCGGGCCGGCCCTGGCGACCGTCGAGGCGGTGCGCGCCAACACTGCGGTGGTGATCCGCTCGTTGCGGGAGGACGCCTGGCGGAGGGAAGGTCGCCACACGGAATCCGGCCGGTACACCGCCGAGGACTGGCTGCGGATCTACGCAGAGCACCTCGACATCCACGCCCGCCAGATCGAAAACACCGTGGCGGCATACCGGGCGCGCCGCTAG
- a CDS encoding glutamate synthase subunit beta — protein sequence MGKVTGFLEIKRKKPPARPVPERIRDWKEVYLPDPEDDLKKQAARCMDCGIPFCHQGCPLGNLIPDWNDLVYRSQWQDAIQRLHATNNFPEFTGRLCPAPCEGSCVLGINDDPVTIKVVENTIIERAWEEGWVVPQPPAVRTGRKVAVVGSGPAGLAAADQLNRAGHWVTVFERSDRIGGLLRYGIPEFKMEKRFLDRRLQVLEKEGITFRTNADIGGGVPARELLGEFEAIVLACGAGWPRDLAVPGRELRGIHFAMDYLTLQNKRCEGDPVPDEGFITANGKRVVIIGGGDTGADCLGTVHRQGAISVHQFELLPRPPDARASDNPWPQWPNIFRVSSAHEEGGERVYAVSTQRFIGDEQGHVRQLEALKVEMAREGGRIEFKPIPDTEFTLEVDLVLLAMGFLGPERKGPVEELGLRLTERGNVWRDQKWMTSVPGVFTCGDMQRGQSLIVWAIAEGRSCAHGVDLYLMGASELPAPI from the coding sequence GTGGGTAAGGTCACCGGCTTCCTCGAGATCAAGCGCAAGAAGCCACCGGCTCGTCCCGTCCCGGAGCGGATCCGCGACTGGAAGGAGGTCTACCTCCCCGACCCCGAGGACGATCTCAAGAAGCAGGCGGCGCGCTGCATGGACTGCGGCATCCCCTTCTGTCACCAGGGCTGCCCGCTCGGCAATCTCATCCCCGACTGGAACGACCTCGTGTACCGCAGCCAGTGGCAGGACGCGATCCAGCGGCTGCACGCGACGAACAACTTCCCGGAGTTCACCGGCAGGCTCTGCCCGGCCCCCTGCGAGGGCTCGTGCGTGCTCGGCATCAACGACGACCCCGTCACCATCAAGGTCGTCGAGAACACGATCATCGAGCGCGCCTGGGAAGAGGGCTGGGTGGTGCCTCAGCCGCCCGCCGTCCGGACCGGCAGGAAGGTCGCCGTGGTGGGCTCGGGCCCGGCCGGGCTCGCCGCCGCCGATCAGCTGAACCGGGCCGGCCACTGGGTCACCGTGTTCGAGCGCTCCGACCGTATCGGCGGCCTGCTGCGCTACGGCATCCCCGAGTTCAAGATGGAGAAGCGCTTCCTGGACCGCCGCCTGCAAGTCCTCGAGAAGGAGGGGATCACCTTCCGGACCAACGCGGACATCGGCGGCGGCGTGCCGGCCCGGGAGCTCCTGGGCGAGTTCGAGGCCATCGTGCTGGCCTGCGGGGCGGGGTGGCCCCGGGACCTCGCAGTGCCCGGACGCGAGCTCCGCGGCATCCACTTCGCCATGGACTACCTCACGCTCCAGAACAAGCGCTGTGAGGGGGATCCGGTCCCCGACGAAGGGTTCATCACCGCCAATGGCAAGCGGGTCGTCATCATCGGCGGCGGCGACACCGGCGCCGACTGCCTGGGCACGGTGCACCGGCAAGGTGCGATCTCCGTGCACCAGTTCGAGCTGCTGCCGAGGCCGCCCGACGCGCGTGCCTCCGACAACCCCTGGCCCCAGTGGCCCAACATCTTCCGCGTCTCCTCCGCCCACGAGGAGGGTGGCGAGCGCGTCTATGCCGTCTCGACCCAGCGCTTCATCGGCGACGAGCAGGGACACGTGAGGCAGCTTGAGGCACTGAAGGTCGAGATGGCTCGCGAGGGTGGCCGGATCGAGTTCAAGCCGATCCCGGACACGGAGTTCACGCTGGAGGTCGATCTCGTGCTGCTGGCCATGGGCTTTCTCGGTCCCGAGCGGAAGGGGCCTGTCGAGGAGCTGGGGCTCAGGCTCACCGAGCGGGGCAACGTCTGGCGTGATCAGAAGTGGATGACGAGCGTCCCTGGCGTCTTCACGTGCGGCGACATGCAGCGTGGTCAGTCACTGATCGTGTGGGCGATCGCCGAGGGACGCTCCTGCGCCCACGGCGTCGATCTTTACCTGATGGGGGCGTCGGAGCTGCCCGCGCCGATTTAG
- a CDS encoding YdcF family protein — translation MKLRRLRRAVPLLLVGVFAVLLVLGVQAVGPFLVVADRVEPSDAIIVLEGGTPAREVEAAALYRRGLAPVVVLALARDPTPVARRLAGEPVLQERAARALQYAGVPRQAIVRLERQVDNTAQELQVDFEHARARGFRRVILVTSPQHTRRVRVVWNARYQARIPALVHPTPYEPFDPGRWWRSRRYLEDSLHELAAIAHFLLGSPLPTFDRRE, via the coding sequence ATGAAGCTCCGACGCCTTCGGCGCGCGGTCCCCCTGCTCCTCGTCGGCGTCTTCGCCGTCCTGCTCGTCCTCGGCGTCCAGGCGGTCGGCCCGTTCCTGGTGGTGGCCGATCGCGTCGAGCCCAGCGACGCGATCATCGTGCTCGAGGGCGGGACCCCGGCCCGCGAAGTCGAGGCGGCCGCCCTCTACCGGCGCGGGCTGGCGCCCGTCGTCGTTCTCGCGCTGGCGCGCGACCCCACCCCGGTGGCGCGGCGACTGGCGGGCGAGCCCGTATTGCAAGAGAGGGCGGCGCGGGCCCTGCAGTACGCGGGCGTTCCCCGGCAGGCGATCGTGAGGCTGGAGCGGCAGGTCGACAACACCGCCCAGGAGCTGCAGGTCGACTTCGAGCACGCCCGCGCCCGCGGCTTCCGGCGCGTGATTCTCGTCACGTCACCTCAGCACACCCGTCGCGTTCGCGTCGTCTGGAACGCGCGCTATCAGGCGAGGATCCCGGCGCTCGTCCATCCGACTCCCTACGAGCCCTTCGACCCCGGGCGGTGGTGGCGCTCCCGGCGGTACCTCGAGGACAGCCTCCACGAGCTGGCGGCCATCGCGCATTTCCTCCTCGGTAGCCCCCTGCCGACGTTCGACCGCAGGGAGTAG
- the moaA gene encoding GTP 3',8-cyclase MoaA has protein sequence MTARDTLGRPLQNLRLSVTDRCNLRCQYCMPEEDYVWLPREAILHFEEISALVDVFIGLGVDKVRLTGGEPLLRRDLPTLVRLLAAKPGLRDLAITTNAVLLADQAQALTEAGLHRVTVSLDTLKAERFAALTRRSTHAQVLEGIAAATRAGLRGTKLDTVVMRGVNDDELGDLIEFGRRVPAEVRFIEYMDVGGATRWSMDKVVSRAAILGVLEQRYGRVEPVPEPESTAPAERFRLPDGTVFGIIASTTAPFCRACDRSRLTADGMWYLCLYALAGTDLRGPLRRGASREELASLIVGRWTARTDRGAEERLAARDRGPLIQIGELRRDPHLEMHTRGG, from the coding sequence ATGACGGCTCGCGACACGCTCGGGCGCCCGCTCCAGAACCTCCGGCTATCGGTGACGGACCGTTGTAATTTACGGTGCCAGTACTGCATGCCCGAGGAAGACTACGTCTGGCTGCCCCGGGAGGCGATTCTCCACTTCGAGGAGATCAGCGCGCTGGTCGACGTCTTCATCGGGCTGGGCGTGGACAAGGTGCGGCTCACCGGCGGCGAGCCGCTCCTGCGGCGCGATCTGCCGACGCTGGTGCGTCTGCTGGCGGCCAAGCCGGGCCTCCGTGACCTGGCCATCACCACCAACGCGGTGCTGCTCGCCGACCAGGCCCAGGCCCTCACCGAGGCCGGTCTGCATCGAGTGACGGTCAGCCTGGACACGCTGAAGGCCGAGCGCTTCGCCGCGCTCACCCGCCGATCGACGCACGCCCAGGTGCTGGAGGGCATCGCGGCTGCGACCCGCGCCGGCCTCAGGGGCACCAAGCTCGACACGGTGGTCATGCGCGGCGTGAACGACGACGAGCTGGGGGATCTGATCGAGTTCGGCCGGCGCGTACCGGCCGAGGTGCGGTTCATCGAGTACATGGACGTCGGCGGCGCCACGCGCTGGTCCATGGACAAGGTCGTCTCGCGCGCCGCGATCCTCGGCGTGCTCGAGCAGCGCTACGGCCGCGTCGAGCCCGTCCCCGAGCCGGAGAGCACGGCGCCGGCGGAGCGTTTCAGGCTGCCCGACGGCACGGTCTTCGGGATCATCGCCTCGACGACGGCGCCGTTCTGTCGCGCCTGCGACCGGAGCCGGCTGACGGCCGACGGGATGTGGTATCTGTGCCTCTACGCCCTGGCGGGGACGGACCTGCGTGGCCCGCTGCGCCGGGGGGCGAGCCGGGAGGAGCTGGCCTCGCTCATCGTCGGACGCTGGACGGCCAGGACCGATCGGGGCGCCGAGGAGCGCCTCGCCGCCCGTGACCGCGGACCCCTCATCCAGATCGGCGAACTGCGGCGAGACCCGCATCTGGAGATGCACACCCGCGGCGGATAA
- a CDS encoding RtcB family protein, whose protein sequence is MGVKVEQVGPYLWRIPPDARPGMRVPALIVADELLMAQIRNDASLEQLANGATLPGIVKAALAMPDIHQGYGLPVGAVVATDAVRGVVSPGAIGFDINCGVRLLRTELGQAEVVPRVASLVDALFAAIPTGVGSQGRVKLGARELRQVMEAGAAWAVGQGWGEGDDVERLESNGCIPGAQPEHVSEHALERGRRQLGTLGSGNHFLEVEVVDEVYDEAAAAPLGLSEGAVTVLIHTGSRGLGHQVCTDSLRLTERALKRYGIAVPDRQLACAPVDSEEARTYLGAMRAAANFAFANRQVITHWAREAFTRTLGLTPHQLGMRTVYDVAHNIAKEEEHEVNGQRRRLLVHRKGATRAFPGQPVLVPGDMGRYSFVLLGTEVAMRETFGSTCHGAGRVMSRTAAVKAARGRSIARELEGQGVLARATGRDALAEEMPEAYKDVKDVVEVVHRFGISTRVARLRPIAVIKG, encoded by the coding sequence ATGGGCGTGAAGGTCGAACAGGTCGGACCCTATCTCTGGCGGATCCCGCCCGACGCCCGGCCCGGGATGCGCGTGCCTGCCCTCATCGTCGCCGACGAGCTGCTGATGGCGCAGATCCGGAACGACGCCTCCCTGGAGCAGCTGGCGAACGGGGCCACCTTGCCCGGTATCGTGAAGGCGGCGCTGGCGATGCCCGACATCCACCAGGGCTACGGGCTGCCGGTGGGCGCCGTGGTTGCCACCGACGCGGTGCGCGGCGTGGTGAGCCCCGGAGCGATCGGCTTCGACATTAACTGCGGTGTGCGGCTCCTCCGGACCGAGCTCGGGCAGGCGGAGGTCGTCCCGCGCGTGGCGTCGCTCGTCGATGCGCTGTTTGCGGCCATTCCCACCGGGGTGGGGTCCCAAGGGCGCGTCAAGCTCGGCGCCCGGGAGCTCCGGCAGGTGATGGAAGCGGGCGCGGCGTGGGCGGTCGGGCAGGGTTGGGGCGAGGGCGACGACGTCGAGCGGCTGGAGTCGAACGGATGCATTCCCGGGGCGCAGCCCGAGCACGTCTCCGAGCACGCGCTCGAGCGGGGGCGGCGCCAGCTCGGAACGCTCGGGTCGGGGAATCACTTCCTCGAGGTCGAGGTCGTCGACGAGGTCTACGACGAGGCCGCGGCTGCGCCCCTGGGGCTGAGCGAGGGCGCGGTCACCGTGTTGATCCATACCGGCTCGCGCGGACTCGGCCACCAGGTCTGCACGGATTCCCTGAGGCTGACGGAGCGGGCGCTCAAGCGCTACGGCATCGCCGTGCCCGACCGCCAGCTCGCCTGCGCGCCGGTAGACTCGGAGGAAGCCCGAACCTATCTCGGCGCCATGCGGGCGGCGGCGAACTTCGCCTTCGCGAACCGCCAAGTGATCACGCACTGGGCGCGCGAGGCGTTCACGCGGACCCTGGGACTCACGCCGCACCAGCTTGGCATGAGAACCGTCTACGACGTCGCCCACAACATCGCCAAAGAGGAGGAGCACGAAGTGAACGGGCAGCGGCGGCGGCTCCTCGTCCACCGCAAGGGCGCCACCCGGGCGTTCCCGGGCCAGCCGGTGCTGGTGCCGGGTGACATGGGACGCTACTCCTTCGTCCTGCTCGGCACCGAGGTCGCGATGCGGGAGACGTTCGGCAGCACGTGTCACGGCGCCGGCCGCGTGATGAGCCGGACGGCCGCGGTCAAGGCCGCCCGTGGCCGCTCGATCGCGAGGGAACTCGAGGGACAGGGCGTCCTGGCCCGCGCCACCGGTCGCGACGCTCTGGCCGAGGAGATGCCCGAGGCGTACAAGGACGTGAAAGACGTCGTGGAGGTCGTCCATCGGTTCGGCATCTCGACGCGCGTGGCCCGCCTGAGGCCGATCGCGGTGATCAAGGGATGA
- the lgt gene encoding prolipoprotein diacylglyceryl transferase has translation MFASPGAIAFEIGPLVIRWYGILMATAIVVGLWLGHRQARRDGLPADDIISAAQWAILAGLLGARLYEVIFNWDYYGQYPTKIVAVWEGGLAMHGGLILGPLVGVWLAYRWRLPVLRSLDVAGPGLAIGQAIGRWGNFFNEEAFGRPTEFPWKLYISPAHRPPGYAQYEYFHPTFLYESLWDFAVFLMLVAWLRPRLRERPGALFFVYIGLYSVGRFAIESLRLDSFWLGSFRVPQLASVVGVVVAVIGLAWTRRRATPATAS, from the coding sequence ATGTTCGCCTCCCCCGGAGCCATCGCCTTCGAGATCGGGCCGCTGGTCATCCGCTGGTACGGCATCCTGATGGCCACCGCAATCGTCGTCGGCCTCTGGCTCGGCCACCGCCAGGCGCGCCGCGACGGCCTGCCGGCCGACGATATCATCAGCGCGGCGCAGTGGGCCATCCTGGCCGGGCTGCTGGGCGCGCGGCTGTACGAGGTGATCTTCAACTGGGATTATTACGGCCAGTACCCGACCAAGATCGTCGCGGTGTGGGAGGGCGGGCTCGCCATGCACGGCGGTCTCATTCTGGGGCCGCTCGTCGGCGTGTGGCTCGCCTACCGGTGGCGGCTGCCGGTGCTCCGCAGTCTGGACGTGGCGGGGCCGGGCCTCGCCATCGGGCAGGCGATCGGGCGATGGGGGAACTTCTTCAACGAGGAGGCGTTCGGTCGCCCGACGGAGTTTCCCTGGAAGCTCTACATCTCGCCGGCGCATCGCCCGCCCGGCTACGCCCAGTACGAATACTTCCATCCGACCTTCCTCTACGAGTCGCTCTGGGACTTCGCCGTCTTCCTCATGCTGGTGGCATGGCTCCGCCCGCGGCTGCGGGAGCGGCCAGGGGCGCTCTTCTTCGTCTACATCGGTCTCTACTCCGTGGGGCGCTTCGCGATCGAGTCGCTGAGGCTGGACAGCTTCTGGCTCGGCTCTTTCCGGGTGCCGCAGCTCGCCAGCGTGGTCGGAGTCGTCGTCGCCGTGATTGGGCTGGCCTGGACGCGCCGCCGGGCGACTCCCGCCACCGCGAGCTGA